From a region of the Mycobacterium sp. SMC-8 genome:
- the istB gene encoding IS21-like element helper ATPase IstB: MTTTATTKPATADAAAQASIGAAARELHLPTVRTEAARLAEIADRERHTHLRYLAEVLAAEVDDRTERRRARRINDAKFPRLKRLAEFNIDAVPGITPALLGQLAAGHYMDAGEPVVLLGDSGTGKSHLLIGLGLAACEQGRRVRYVTTAQLVNELVEAADERILSRVVARYGRLDLLCLDELGYVQIDPRGAELLFQIITEREERASVAIATNLPFSEWGTVFPDPRLVAAIVDRVTFNAHILETGTKSYRLRTSKTATRAKRAD; this comes from the coding sequence ATGACCACCACCGCCACCACCAAGCCGGCGACCGCTGATGCCGCCGCGCAAGCCTCCATCGGCGCCGCGGCACGCGAACTGCACCTGCCCACGGTGCGCACCGAAGCCGCCCGCCTGGCCGAGATCGCCGACCGGGAACGCCACACCCATCTGCGCTACCTCGCCGAGGTGCTGGCCGCCGAAGTCGACGACCGCACTGAACGGCGCCGCGCCCGGCGCATCAACGACGCCAAGTTCCCGCGGCTGAAACGGTTGGCGGAGTTCAACATTGACGCCGTACCCGGCATCACCCCGGCGCTGCTGGGGCAGCTGGCCGCCGGGCATTACATGGATGCCGGCGAGCCGGTTGTGCTGCTCGGGGACTCCGGAACCGGCAAATCGCATCTGCTCATCGGGCTGGGGCTGGCGGCCTGCGAGCAGGGCCGTCGAGTCCGATACGTCACCACCGCGCAACTGGTCAACGAACTCGTCGAAGCCGCCGACGAGCGCATCCTGTCCCGGGTCGTTGCCCGCTACGGACGCCTGGATCTGCTCTGTCTCGATGAACTCGGATACGTCCAAATCGACCCTCGCGGAGCAGAACTGCTGTTCCAGATCATCACCGAACGCGAAGAACGCGCGTCCGTGGCGATTGCCACCAACCTGCCGTTCAGCGAGTGGGGCACCGTCTTCCCCGACCCCCGCCTCGTTGCTGCCATCGTCGACCGCGTCACCTTCAACGCCCACATCCTCGAAACCGGCACCAAGTCCTACCGACTACGCACCAGCAAAACCGCCACCCGAGCCAAACGCGCCGACTGA
- a CDS encoding IS1634 family transposase — protein MVWIRRVRTASGATAVQIAESVDGRRRIVRHVGSARDDAELGLLLEEARRLLADDTQGELDLGITPKAVRAHMVPPPAGMLFTEDGGESAVRELVVRPRVLKSCSGLLYDALAQVYASLGFDDAVGDEVFRDLVIARVVEPTSLLDADRVLAELGRTSASLSTRKRTLRRARGGGYRDQIAAACFAHARTAGDVSLVLYDVTTLYFEADKEDDLRRVGYSKERRVDPQIVVGLLVDRCGFPLEIGCFEGNKAETLTIVPIVKAFQARHEITDIVVVADAGMLASGNLRELDEAGLRFIVGSRVTKAPNDLASHFHWHGDFFTDGQIIDTITPRDRRGTATKTSDPKRKAEPVWDPATHTKSWRAVWAYSTKRAVRDTKTLNLQENKARAVVAGEKAARVPRFIKNCNGSQEFDEASLQRARRLVGLKGYVTNIDAALMPATEVIASYHDLWHVEASFRMSKSDLAARPMFARARDAIEAHLTIVFTALAVSREVQTRTGLSLRRFLRTLKPLRSATIDLNGVIATYPPALNTEVNAILNALNAENSRH, from the coding sequence ATGGTGTGGATTCGGCGGGTGCGCACGGCCTCGGGCGCGACCGCGGTCCAGATCGCCGAATCCGTCGATGGCCGCCGCCGGATCGTGCGCCATGTGGGCTCTGCGCGTGATGACGCCGAGCTGGGTCTGCTGCTCGAGGAGGCCCGCCGGCTGTTGGCCGATGACACCCAAGGCGAGTTGGATCTGGGGATCACGCCGAAAGCCGTTCGGGCCCATATGGTTCCACCGCCAGCTGGCATGCTGTTCACCGAGGATGGTGGAGAATCCGCAGTACGGGAGTTGGTGGTGCGGCCGCGGGTGCTCAAGAGCTGCAGCGGGCTGCTGTATGACGCCCTGGCGCAGGTGTATGCCAGCCTGGGGTTCGACGACGCGGTCGGCGATGAGGTCTTCCGTGACCTGGTCATCGCCCGGGTGGTCGAGCCGACCAGCCTGCTCGACGCCGATCGGGTCCTCGCCGAGCTGGGACGTACCTCAGCGTCACTGTCGACCCGCAAGCGCACCCTGCGCCGTGCCCGCGGTGGTGGTTACCGCGACCAGATCGCCGCAGCGTGTTTCGCCCACGCCCGCACCGCCGGTGATGTCAGCCTGGTGCTTTACGACGTCACGACCCTGTATTTCGAGGCCGACAAGGAAGACGACCTACGCCGCGTGGGGTACTCCAAGGAACGCCGAGTGGACCCGCAGATCGTGGTCGGGCTGCTGGTCGATCGGTGCGGATTCCCCTTGGAAATCGGCTGTTTCGAAGGAAACAAGGCCGAAACTCTGACGATCGTGCCGATCGTGAAGGCATTCCAAGCCCGCCACGAGATCACCGACATTGTCGTCGTCGCTGATGCGGGCATGCTGGCCAGCGGCAATCTGCGCGAACTTGATGAGGCAGGGTTGCGGTTCATCGTCGGATCGAGGGTTACCAAAGCGCCCAACGATCTGGCCTCGCACTTCCATTGGCACGGCGACTTCTTCACCGATGGCCAGATCATCGACACCATCACCCCACGCGATCGACGCGGCACCGCGACCAAGACCAGCGACCCCAAGCGCAAAGCCGAGCCCGTCTGGGATCCGGCGACCCACACCAAGTCCTGGCGGGCGGTGTGGGCGTACTCGACCAAACGCGCGGTGCGCGACACCAAGACGCTCAACCTGCAGGAGAACAAGGCCCGCGCGGTCGTCGCCGGCGAGAAAGCCGCGCGGGTACCGCGGTTCATCAAGAACTGCAACGGTTCCCAAGAATTTGACGAGGCGTCGTTGCAGCGCGCCCGCCGCTTGGTCGGGCTCAAGGGCTACGTCACCAACATCGACGCCGCACTGATGCCCGCGACCGAAGTGATCGCCAGCTACCACGACCTCTGGCACGTCGAGGCGTCCTTCCGGATGTCCAAATCCGACCTCGCTGCCCGGCCCATGTTCGCCCGCGCCCGCGACGCCATCGAAGCCCACCTGACCATCGTGTTCACCGCCCTGGCCGTCAGCCGCGAAGTCCAGACCCGCACCGGCCTGTCACTGCGCCGATTCCTACGCACCCTCAAACCCCTGCGATCAGCCACCATCGACCTCAACGGCGTCATCGCCACCTACCCGCCAGCCCTAAACACCGAGGTCAACGCAATCCTCAACGCACTGAACGCCGAGAATTCAAGGCACTAA
- a CDS encoding IS3 family transposase (programmed frameshift), with amino-acid sequence MVADLRSDTVSEWEAMGRVADLLGVGTAETVRKWVRQAEIDAGDRAGQTSEESEVLRKLRRENAELKRANAILKAASGFLRCRARPAVSVVVEFISAHQHMRVGADGLKWGVESMCAVLSEFGVVIAPSTYYAHRARRGPSKADWTDAQVIDAIWRLRRSNKLFAVLGARKTWIVLRTNGLDVSRCVVERVMREMGWRGACKRRRVRTTIADPAATRAPDRVARHFVAGAPDRLWVADFTYCRTRAGWAYTAFVTDVYARKIVGWKVATEMTQKLVTDAINHAIDTRKRSGATFLDDLIHHSDAGSQYTAVAFTEHLAAEGILPSVGSVGDSFDNALAESVNSSYKTELIDHQPPYPGAADLSLATAEWVAFYNRQRPNGYCQDLTPDRAEALYYHRQRHPHTEEALR; translated from the exons ATGGTGGCCGATCTGCGCAGCGACACGGTCTCGGAGTGGGAGGCGATGGGCCGGGTTGCTGATCTGCTGGGCGTCGGTACCGCCGAGACGGTGCGCAAATGGGTCCGCCAGGCCGAGATCGACGCCGGAGATCGGGCTGGGCAGACCAGCGAGGAATCCGAGGTCCTGCGCAAGCTGCGCCGGGAGAACGCCGAACTCAAGCGGGCCAACGCGATTTTGAAGGCGGCGTCGG GTTTTCTTCGCTGCCGAGCTCGACCGGCCGTCTCAGTAGTCGTGGAGTTCATCAGCGCCCACCAGCACATGCGTGTGGGCGCTGATGGTCTCAAGTGGGGTGTCGAGTCGATGTGCGCCGTGCTCTCGGAGTTCGGCGTCGTGATCGCCCCGTCGACGTATTACGCCCACCGCGCCCGCCGTGGCCCCTCGAAGGCGGACTGGACTGATGCGCAGGTGATCGACGCCATCTGGCGGCTGCGCCGATCCAACAAGCTGTTCGCGGTTCTGGGTGCCCGTAAGACGTGGATTGTGTTGCGTACCAACGGACTCGATGTCTCACGGTGTGTTGTGGAGCGGGTCATGCGGGAGATGGGTTGGCGGGGTGCGTGCAAGCGCCGCCGGGTGCGCACCACCATTGCTGATCCGGCAGCAACGCGAGCTCCGGATCGGGTCGCGCGGCATTTCGTCGCCGGCGCGCCGGACCGTTTGTGGGTGGCCGATTTCACGTACTGCCGGACCCGTGCCGGCTGGGCCTACACAGCGTTCGTGACCGACGTCTACGCCCGCAAGATCGTAGGCTGGAAGGTGGCCACCGAGATGACCCAGAAGCTGGTGACCGATGCGATCAACCACGCCATAGATACCAGGAAGCGTTCTGGTGCAACATTTTTGGATGATCTGATCCATCACAGCGATGCGGGCTCTCAATATACGGCGGTAGCGTTCACTGAACACTTGGCCGCTGAAGGGATCCTGCCCTCAGTCGGATCGGTGGGCGATAGCTTCGACAACGCCTTGGCCGAATCGGTGAACAGCAGCTACAAGACCGAACTCATCGACCACCAGCCGCCGTATCCCGGTGCCGCCGACCTCTCGCTGGCAACCGCCGAATGGGTGGCTTTCTACAACCGGCAGCGACCGAATGGCTACTGCCAGGACCTGACTCCGGACCGGGCCGAAGCCCTCTATTACCATCGCCAACGGCACCCTCATACCGAGGAGGCACTCAGATAA
- a CDS encoding amidohydrolase, producing MPTSSTAADAVLQGLAGIRGWQEDCYRDLHRHPELSHQEHRTAQRVSEALNAAGYHVHDGVGGTGVVGTLGNGSGPTVLLRADMDALPVLEETRLPYASTVSSRDDHGHEVPVMHACGHDVHVAALLGAARLLAEGRAHWQGTVVALFQPAEETGDGAQRMVDDGLAELLPQVDVALGQHVLPLPAGMVGVHEGPFLASADSMRVTVFGRGGHGSMPQSTVDPVVLAAMIVVRLQTVVAREVPPVEPAVLTVGSIAAGSKSNVIPERAVLQLNIRTYNDRTRTAVLDAVRRIVTAECVASRSPTDPEFELFDRFPLTDNDVDATARVREAFRAAFGDRCVELPQGAASEDFSAIPAALGAPYTYWGIGGIDPDEYQAAAAAGTVEQDIAANHSPRFAPVIQPTLDTGTAALVTAAMAWLGRA from the coding sequence ATGCCCACTTCGTCAACCGCAGCCGATGCCGTGCTGCAGGGCCTGGCGGGAATCCGCGGTTGGCAGGAGGACTGCTACCGCGACCTGCACCGCCACCCCGAACTGTCACATCAGGAGCACCGAACCGCACAGCGGGTGTCCGAGGCGCTCAACGCCGCCGGCTATCACGTTCACGACGGTGTCGGCGGCACCGGTGTGGTCGGGACGCTCGGCAACGGATCCGGCCCCACAGTGTTACTGCGCGCCGACATGGACGCACTGCCCGTCCTTGAGGAAACCCGGCTGCCCTACGCGAGCACCGTGTCGAGCAGAGACGACCACGGCCACGAGGTCCCGGTGATGCACGCCTGCGGCCACGACGTCCACGTGGCCGCCCTGCTCGGTGCCGCCCGACTGCTGGCCGAGGGTCGCGCCCACTGGCAGGGCACCGTCGTGGCGCTCTTCCAGCCGGCCGAGGAAACCGGCGACGGGGCGCAGCGCATGGTCGATGACGGGCTAGCGGAACTGCTGCCCCAGGTCGATGTGGCTCTCGGCCAACACGTACTGCCGCTACCCGCCGGGATGGTCGGTGTGCACGAGGGTCCCTTCCTCGCGTCGGCCGACAGCATGCGTGTCACGGTCTTCGGCCGGGGTGGCCACGGTTCGATGCCTCAGTCGACGGTCGACCCGGTGGTGCTCGCCGCGATGATCGTGGTGCGCCTGCAGACCGTGGTCGCCCGCGAGGTCCCCCCTGTCGAGCCCGCCGTGCTCACCGTCGGCAGCATCGCAGCGGGCAGCAAGAGCAATGTGATCCCCGAACGCGCCGTGCTCCAACTCAACATCCGGACCTACAACGACCGCACCCGCACGGCCGTCCTCGATGCGGTCCGGCGGATCGTCACCGCCGAATGCGTCGCGTCGCGGTCTCCGACGGATCCGGAGTTCGAGCTGTTCGACCGATTTCCATTGACCGACAACGACGTCGATGCGACGGCACGCGTTCGCGAGGCATTCCGCGCCGCATTCGGAGACCGATGCGTGGAGCTGCCGCAGGGCGCCGCCAGTGAAGACTTCAGCGCCATCCCGGCAGCGCTCGGAGCTCCCTACACGTACTGGGGTATCGGCGGTATCGATCCCGACGAGTATCAGGCCGCCGCAGCGGCGGGCACGGTCGAGCAGGACATCGCGGCGAACCACTCCCCACGCTTCGCGCCCGTCATCCAACCCACGCTCGACACCGGCACCGCGGCGCTGGTGACCGCGGCAATGGCATGGCTGGGCCGGGCTTGA
- a CDS encoding DUF308 domain-containing protein: MPDTSRDPVDHARTTRQHAGETMKAGTNAPGLVAVGLGVLSLVVGLFSFANSSTATGVVAVILAVLFMAGGLLWLNRTHHKVQKKQVDWHQQHPEAHYEPPTS; encoded by the coding sequence ATGCCTGACACATCACGTGATCCCGTCGATCACGCACGGACCACCCGCCAGCACGCCGGCGAGACCATGAAGGCCGGTACCAACGCCCCGGGCTTGGTCGCCGTCGGACTCGGCGTTCTGAGCTTGGTTGTCGGACTTTTCTCGTTCGCCAACAGCAGCACCGCCACCGGGGTGGTGGCGGTGATCCTCGCCGTGTTGTTCATGGCCGGTGGCCTGCTCTGGCTCAACCGCACACATCACAAAGTGCAAAAGAAGCAGGTGGATTGGCATCAGCAACACCCCGAGGCACATTACGAGCCGCCGACGAGCTGA
- a CDS encoding flavodoxin family protein, whose translation MSDSATPVRALALVCTLTPSPGESSSALIAEYVFETLREQGAECEAVRCVDFNIAPGVEADMGGSDQWPQIRQKVLDADILLISTPIWLGHPSSVTQRVLERLDAELSNTDEQGRPSMLGKVGLVSVVGNEDGAHKVVADVFQGLNDVGYTIPAQGCTYWNGPAMETGDYKDLDEVPEQIASATAAAARNAVYLARVLKQSQYPPYQ comes from the coding sequence ATGTCCGACTCCGCAACACCTGTGCGCGCTCTGGCACTTGTCTGCACTCTCACCCCGAGCCCGGGCGAGAGCAGCAGCGCGTTGATCGCCGAGTACGTCTTTGAGACGCTGCGTGAGCAAGGCGCCGAATGTGAGGCAGTGCGTTGTGTGGACTTCAACATCGCGCCCGGCGTCGAGGCCGACATGGGCGGCAGCGACCAGTGGCCGCAGATCCGCCAGAAGGTCCTGGACGCCGACATCCTGCTGATCAGCACCCCGATCTGGCTGGGGCACCCGTCTTCGGTGACGCAGCGGGTACTGGAGCGCCTGGACGCCGAGTTGTCGAACACCGACGAGCAGGGGCGACCCTCAATGCTCGGCAAGGTCGGCCTTGTCAGCGTCGTCGGCAACGAGGACGGCGCCCACAAGGTTGTCGCGGATGTGTTCCAGGGTCTCAACGACGTGGGTTACACCATCCCCGCGCAGGGGTGCACCTACTGGAACGGACCGGCGATGGAGACCGGTGACTACAAGGATCTCGACGAGGTGCCCGAACAAATTGCCTCGGCCACAGCAGCAGCCGCTCGCAACGCCGTCTACCTCGCGCGGGTGTTGAAGCAGTCGCAGTACCCGCCCTATCAGTGA
- a CDS encoding Rho termination factor N-terminal domain-containing protein, with product MPNSSIKNEKMYEDLRREGNSKEKAARISNAAAAQGKSKVGRRGGQSGSYDDWTVGDLKKRAKELGISGYSHLTKDKLINQLRNH from the coding sequence ATGCCGAACTCATCGATCAAGAACGAGAAGATGTATGAGGATCTTCGGCGCGAGGGAAACTCGAAGGAGAAGGCTGCGCGAATCTCGAATGCGGCCGCTGCGCAGGGTAAATCGAAGGTCGGCCGCCGGGGCGGGCAGTCCGGCTCGTACGACGACTGGACGGTTGGCGACCTCAAGAAGCGGGCCAAGGAACTCGGCATCTCCGGCTACTCCCACCTGACCAAGGACAAACTGATCAACCAGCTGCGTAATCACTAG
- a CDS encoding DNA topoisomerase IB: MRLTRSKLNTPGIVRRRRGKGFTYYTPDGELLADPDTTQRIKELVIPPAWKHVWISPTPSGHIQAVGTDAAGRRQYLYHQRWQQERAEEKFDRVLELSVRLPQWRAQIADDLGKRGLHRERVLALALQLLDRGYFRAGGEQYAEEHEHYGLATLLCEHVTLRNGAVVFDYPAKSGVQRSVEIDDPEVVRAVRALMRREERSDRLLVCLNGSNGTWVDVRADDLNARFKELVGDEFSVKDLRTWHGTVLAAAAFADAKPPTSKTAIKRAAAGVMKEVSEELGNTPAVARASYVDPRVVDGYARGLTIASAVRRASKTSAPDEAQLLLEKATRTLIRRVAKS; this comes from the coding sequence GTGCGGCTGACACGCAGCAAGTTGAACACTCCCGGCATAGTCCGCAGACGCCGCGGCAAGGGCTTTACCTACTACACGCCTGACGGCGAGTTGCTGGCAGACCCGGACACCACGCAACGCATCAAAGAACTCGTTATCCCGCCTGCCTGGAAGCACGTGTGGATCAGCCCGACACCGAGCGGGCACATCCAGGCGGTCGGAACCGACGCCGCCGGGCGGCGCCAGTACCTCTATCACCAGCGATGGCAGCAGGAGCGGGCTGAGGAAAAATTCGACCGGGTGCTGGAGCTGTCGGTGCGCTTGCCGCAATGGCGGGCTCAGATCGCCGACGATCTCGGAAAGCGCGGCCTGCACCGCGAGCGGGTGCTGGCGCTGGCGCTGCAACTGCTCGACCGGGGCTATTTCCGCGCCGGCGGGGAGCAGTACGCCGAGGAACACGAGCACTACGGCCTGGCCACGCTGCTGTGCGAGCACGTCACATTGCGCAACGGCGCGGTGGTGTTCGACTACCCCGCCAAGAGCGGTGTCCAGCGCAGCGTCGAGATCGACGATCCCGAAGTGGTACGGGCGGTGCGTGCGCTGATGCGGCGCGAAGAGCGCTCGGACCGACTGCTGGTGTGTCTCAACGGCTCCAACGGCACCTGGGTCGACGTGCGCGCCGACGATCTCAACGCGCGGTTCAAGGAACTCGTCGGCGACGAGTTCAGCGTGAAGGACCTACGGACCTGGCACGGCACGGTATTGGCGGCCGCGGCGTTCGCCGACGCGAAGCCCCCGACATCCAAGACCGCGATCAAACGGGCCGCTGCCGGAGTGATGAAGGAGGTCTCAGAGGAACTGGGAAACACCCCTGCGGTGGCTCGGGCATCCTACGTAGATCCGCGCGTCGTCGACGGATATGCGCGTGGGTTGACGATCGCGTCGGCGGTGCGCCGGGCGTCCAAGACCTCGGCCCCGGATGAGGCGCAGCTGCTGCTGGAGAAGGCGACCCGGACACTGATTCGACGGGTGGCCAAGAGTTGA
- a CDS encoding zinc-dependent alcohol dehydrogenase → MKAVTWHGKRDVRVDTVPDPSIEEPTDAIIEVTSTNICGSDLHLYEVLGAFMNEGDILGHEPMGVVREVGSAVSNLAVGDRVVIPFQISCGHCFMCDQKLYTQCETTQVRDKGMGAALFGYSELYGSVPGGQAEYLRVPQAQFTHIKVPDGPPDSRFVYLSDVLPTAWQAVAYAGVPDGGTVTVLGLGPIGDMAARIAQHMGYQVFGVDLVPERLARATARGIHAIDLNNVDGSVGDEVRRLTGGRGSDSVIDAVGMEAHGSPVAKLVQQAASLLPDALAKPIMEKAGVDRLEALYTAIDCVRRGGTLSLIGVYGGMADPMPMLTLFDKQIQLRMGQANVKKWVDDIMPLLTDSDPLGVDTFATHTLPLDEAPHAYKIFQEKADGAVKVVLQP, encoded by the coding sequence ATGAAGGCAGTGACCTGGCATGGCAAGCGGGATGTACGTGTCGACACCGTCCCGGATCCGTCGATCGAAGAACCCACCGATGCGATCATCGAGGTGACGTCGACCAATATCTGTGGTTCCGACCTGCATCTTTACGAGGTGCTCGGAGCATTCATGAACGAAGGTGACATTCTCGGCCATGAGCCGATGGGTGTCGTGCGCGAGGTGGGCAGCGCTGTGTCGAACCTGGCCGTAGGGGACCGGGTGGTCATCCCGTTCCAGATCTCCTGCGGGCACTGTTTCATGTGCGACCAGAAGCTGTACACCCAGTGCGAGACCACACAGGTGCGCGACAAGGGCATGGGCGCGGCGCTGTTCGGCTATTCCGAGCTGTACGGTTCGGTGCCCGGCGGACAGGCTGAGTATCTGCGCGTGCCGCAGGCCCAGTTCACCCACATCAAGGTGCCGGACGGTCCGCCGGACTCGCGGTTTGTCTACCTCTCGGATGTGCTTCCCACCGCGTGGCAGGCGGTCGCGTACGCGGGTGTGCCCGACGGTGGAACCGTCACCGTGCTGGGGCTGGGTCCCATCGGTGACATGGCCGCGCGCATCGCCCAGCACATGGGCTACCAGGTGTTCGGGGTCGACCTGGTGCCCGAGCGCCTCGCTCGCGCCACCGCGCGCGGTATCCATGCGATCGACCTGAACAACGTCGACGGCTCGGTCGGCGACGAGGTCCGTCGTCTCACCGGCGGACGCGGGAGCGACTCCGTGATCGACGCGGTCGGTATGGAGGCGCACGGTTCGCCGGTGGCCAAGTTGGTCCAGCAGGCCGCGTCGTTGCTGCCCGACGCCCTCGCGAAACCGATCATGGAGAAGGCCGGTGTGGACCGACTCGAAGCGCTTTACACCGCGATCGACTGTGTGCGTCGAGGAGGCACGCTCTCACTGATCGGCGTCTACGGCGGCATGGCCGACCCGATGCCGATGCTGACCCTGTTCGACAAGCAGATCCAGCTGCGGATGGGTCAGGCCAACGTCAAGAAGTGGGTCGACGACATCATGCCGTTGCTGACCGACTCCGATCCGCTGGGCGTGGACACCTTTGCCACGCACACCCTGCCGCTGGACGAGGCGCCGCACGCCTACAAGATCTTCCAGGAGAAGGCCGACGGCGCAGTCAAGGTTGTCTTACAGCCCTGA
- a CDS encoding SDR family oxidoreductase has product MSPKPRDEMRDYVGTGQLAGKRALITGGDSGIGRAVAIAFAKEGADVAIAYLSEEDDAAHTASLIEEAGQRAIRLPGDLADPAQCRAVVEETVKQLGGLDIVVNNVAFQSPASDLTEISDEQWRRTFAVNIDSFFYVTKAALQHLPDGSAIINTGSINGLRGNKTLIDYSATKGAVIALTYSLAQSLADRNIRVNCVAPGPVWTPLIPATMDAEKTESFGEQVPMGRAAQPDEIAPSYVFFASSRMSSYYSGEVLAPIGGETLPG; this is encoded by the coding sequence ATGTCACCGAAGCCGCGCGACGAGATGCGCGACTACGTGGGCACCGGCCAGCTGGCGGGCAAACGGGCGCTGATCACCGGGGGAGACTCGGGCATCGGCCGGGCCGTCGCGATCGCGTTCGCCAAGGAGGGCGCCGACGTCGCGATCGCTTACCTGAGCGAAGAGGACGACGCCGCGCACACGGCGTCGCTGATCGAAGAAGCCGGACAGCGGGCGATCCGGCTGCCGGGCGACTTGGCCGACCCGGCGCAATGCCGTGCGGTGGTGGAAGAGACCGTCAAACAGCTGGGCGGACTGGACATCGTCGTCAACAATGTGGCGTTTCAGTCGCCGGCGTCGGACCTGACGGAGATCAGCGACGAGCAATGGCGGCGCACCTTCGCGGTGAACATCGACAGCTTCTTCTACGTCACCAAGGCCGCCCTGCAGCACCTGCCCGACGGGTCTGCGATCATCAACACCGGTTCCATCAACGGGTTGCGCGGCAACAAGACCCTGATCGACTACTCGGCCACCAAGGGTGCGGTGATCGCGCTGACCTACTCGTTGGCGCAGTCGCTGGCCGACCGCAATATTCGCGTCAATTGCGTTGCACCGGGCCCGGTCTGGACTCCACTGATCCCGGCGACAATGGACGCCGAGAAGACCGAGTCCTTCGGAGAGCAGGTGCCGATGGGACGCGCGGCCCAACCCGACGAGATCGCACCGTCCTACGTCTTCTTCGCGTCCTCACGGATGTCCTCGTACTACAGCGGCGAGGTGCTCGCCCCGATCGGCGGCGAAACACTGCCCGGCTGA
- a CDS encoding DUF6328 family protein, with translation MDAERTADEADWDPRNRPRETETERLDRNWASLLQELRVVQTGVQLLTGFLLTLPFQQRFDILGESMQGVFLATVCAAVASTALLIAPVGMHRLLFRRHRLDALVRAAHRCAYAGLVLLALAVTGVTVIIFDAVAGLGPALTAGAFALVLFIVFWLALPLAMRNGNRQPPTP, from the coding sequence GTGGACGCCGAGCGAACGGCCGACGAAGCGGACTGGGACCCCCGTAACCGACCCCGGGAGACCGAGACCGAGCGTCTGGACCGCAATTGGGCAAGCTTGCTCCAGGAGTTGCGGGTGGTGCAGACCGGAGTGCAACTGCTGACGGGCTTTTTGCTCACCCTGCCGTTCCAGCAGCGTTTCGACATTCTCGGCGAGTCGATGCAGGGAGTCTTCCTGGCGACGGTGTGTGCGGCGGTGGCGTCGACCGCCCTTCTGATCGCCCCGGTGGGGATGCACCGGCTGCTGTTTCGCCGTCACCGCCTGGACGCGCTGGTCCGGGCGGCGCACCGGTGCGCCTACGCGGGGTTGGTGCTGCTGGCGCTCGCGGTGACCGGGGTGACGGTCATCATCTTCGACGCGGTGGCAGGTCTCGGCCCGGCACTGACCGCGGGCGCCTTCGCGCTGGTGTTGTTCATCGTGTTCTGGCTGGCGCTGCCGCTGGCCATGCGCAACGGCAACCGGCAGCCGCCGACTCCGTAG
- a CDS encoding DUF4235 domain-containing protein: protein MSKIARSLYTPLSVATGVGGGLLAGAIFGQVWKRVGDNDPEPPDPKDLTQSTKTVITAAAIQGLIVGIVRAALQRAGARGYRAVTHEMPPS from the coding sequence ATGAGCAAGATCGCGAGATCGCTGTACACGCCGCTGTCGGTGGCCACCGGCGTCGGCGGCGGACTGCTCGCCGGGGCCATCTTCGGACAGGTCTGGAAGCGCGTCGGTGACAACGATCCGGAGCCGCCCGACCCCAAGGACCTGACCCAGTCGACCAAGACGGTCATCACCGCGGCGGCGATCCAGGGGCTGATCGTCGGTATCGTCCGGGCAGCCCTTCAGCGCGCCGGCGCCCGTGGTTACCGGGCCGTCACCCACGAGATGCCGCCGTCATAG
- a CDS encoding potassium-transporting ATPase: MLTIVISVVTYVALTVAIFAVLGAVQKWMEGL; this comes from the coding sequence GTGCTGACAATCGTGATCTCCGTGGTGACCTATGTCGCGCTGACGGTGGCGATCTTCGCCGTCCTCGGCGCCGTGCAGAAGTGGATGGAAGGGCTGTGA
- a CDS encoding potassium-transporting ATPase subunit F, whose translation MDGRAVTQNLIGLALATSIAVFLFAALLFPERF comes from the coding sequence GTGGATGGAAGGGCTGTGACGCAGAACCTGATCGGCCTGGCACTGGCGACGTCGATCGCGGTGTTCCTGTTCGCGGCTCTGCTGTTCCCGGAGAGGTTCTAG